DNA sequence from the Streptomyces sp. NBC_01497 genome:
GCGCTGCGCCCCCAGATGTATGCTCATGCCGCTGCCGCCGCAGGGGAATCCGGTGTGACTCCGGAACTGTCCCGCAACGGTGTACGCGGCGTGCCCCGGCACGCCCGCACAAGTCCGAGTACCTGACGGCAGCCGCCCCGGCGCGGTGCCGGGGCCGCCAAGGACGTCCGGGTCTCGTGGAGCGGGCCGGTGGACGCGGTGGTGCCCTGCCCTGCCCGGGCCGGTGCCCCCGTCGCCGCGCCCTGCCTCGCCTGGCCCGCCCAGCGAGGAGAGCTCTCAGCGTGACCATCGCACCCGCGGAACCCGTCTCAGCGCGACTGCTGAGGATCCTCGGCGACCTCAGCGCCGACCTGCCCGATGTCGAGCCCGGGCGGGTGGCCGCCGCCGCGCTGCGCGGCCGCAGCGCCCGCGCCGACTCGGCCGAACTGCGGGGCCTCGCGACCGAGGCCGCCGCCGGGCTGATCCCCGAGGACCCGGCGTACGGCCGCCTCGCGGCCCGGCTGCTGGCGCGCGCCGTGACGGAGGAAGCGGCGGGCGAGGGCGCCGTGTCGTTCTCGGCGTCGATCGCGGTCGGCCTGCGCGAGGGGCTGATCGGGGACCGTACCGCCGCGTTCGTCGCCGCCCACCGGGTGGCGCTGGACGCGTTGGTGGACCCGGACGCGGACGACGGTTTCGAGTACTTCGGCCTGCGGACCGTGTACACGCGCTACGTGCTGCGCCATCCGACGACGCGCCGGGTGATCGAGACGCCCCAGCACTTCCTGCTGCGGGTGGCGGCCGGGCTCGCCCGGGACACCTCCGAGGCGGCGCTCGCCGAAGTCGCGGAGCTGTACCGGCTGATGTCGCGCCGGGAGTACCTGCCGTCCTCCCCCACGCTGTTCAACTCCGGCACCAGCCACCCGCAGATGTCGTCGTGCTACCTGCTGGACTCGCCGCTGGACGAACTGGACTCGATCTACACCCGATACCACCAGGTGGCCCGGCTCTCGAAGCACTCCGGCGGCATCGGGCTGCCGTTCTCGCGGGTGCGGGCGCGTGGTTCGCTGATCCGGGGCACCAACGGGCTGTCGAACGGCATCGTCCCGTTCCTGCGGACCCTGGACGCCTCCGTCGCCGCCGTGAACCAGGGCGGCCGGCGCAAGGGCGCCGCCGCCGTCTACCTGGAGACGTGGCACGCCGACATCGAGGAGTTCCTCGAACTGCGGGACAACACCGGTGAGGAGGCCCGCCGCACCCACAACCTGAACCTGGCGCACTGGATCCCGGACGCGTTCATGCGCCGGGTCGCCGCCGACGAGGACTGGTCGCTGTTCTCGCCGTCCGACGTGCCGGAGCTGACCGACCTGTGGGGCGATGCCTTCGACGCGGCGTACCTGGCCGCCGAGCAGGCCGGTCTCGCCCGCAAGTCGCTGCCCGCGCGGGAGTTGTACGGCCGGATGATGCGCACCCTCGCGCAGACCGGCAACGGCTGGCTGACCTTCAAGGACACCGCGAACCGCACCGCCAACCAGACGGCGGAGCCGGGCCGGGTCATCCACTCCTCGAACCTGTGCACCGAGATCCTCGAAGTCACGGACGACTCCGAGACCGCCGTGTGCAACCTCGGCTCGGTCAACCTGGGCGCGTTCGTCGCGAGCGGCCCTTACGCCGGGGTGGACACGGCCCTGGACTGGGTGCGTCTCGACGCGGCCGTCCGCGTCGCCGTGCGCTTCCTCGACCGCGTCGTTGACCGGAACTTCTACCCGACCGAGGAGGCCGGGCGGTCCAACTCCCGCTGGCGGCCGGTCGCCCTGGGCGTGATGGGCCTGCAGGACGTGTTCTTCACCCTGCGGCTGCCGTTCGACTCGGACCCGGCCCGGGAACTGTCGACCCGGATCGCGGAGCGGATCATGCTCACCGCGTACGAGATGTCCTGCGACCTCGCCGCGGCGGACGGTCCGTTGCCCGCCTGGCGGGAGACCCGCGCGGCGCGCGGTGTGCTGCACCCGGACCACTACGCCACCACGCACCACTGGCCCGAGCGGTGGCAGGCGCTGCGTGCCCGCGTCGCGACGACCGGGATGCGCAACGCGCTGCTGCTCGCGATCGCCCCGACCGCGACCATCGCGTCGATCGCGGGCGCCTACGAGTGCATCGAGCCGCAAGTCTCCAACCTGTTCAAGCGCGAGACGCTGTCGGGCGAGTTCCTCCAGGTCAACCCGTACCTGGTGGCCGATCTCAAACGGCTAGGGCTGTGGAGTGCGGC
Encoded proteins:
- a CDS encoding ribonucleoside-diphosphate reductase subunit alpha — encoded protein: MTIAPAEPVSARLLRILGDLSADLPDVEPGRVAAAALRGRSARADSAELRGLATEAAAGLIPEDPAYGRLAARLLARAVTEEAAGEGAVSFSASIAVGLREGLIGDRTAAFVAAHRVALDALVDPDADDGFEYFGLRTVYTRYVLRHPTTRRVIETPQHFLLRVAAGLARDTSEAALAEVAELYRLMSRREYLPSSPTLFNSGTSHPQMSSCYLLDSPLDELDSIYTRYHQVARLSKHSGGIGLPFSRVRARGSLIRGTNGLSNGIVPFLRTLDASVAAVNQGGRRKGAAAVYLETWHADIEEFLELRDNTGEEARRTHNLNLAHWIPDAFMRRVAADEDWSLFSPSDVPELTDLWGDAFDAAYLAAEQAGLARKSLPARELYGRMMRTLAQTGNGWLTFKDTANRTANQTAEPGRVIHSSNLCTEILEVTDDSETAVCNLGSVNLGAFVASGPYAGVDTALDWVRLDAAVRVAVRFLDRVVDRNFYPTEEAGRSNSRWRPVALGVMGLQDVFFTLRLPFDSDPARELSTRIAERIMLTAYEMSCDLAAADGPLPAWRETRAARGVLHPDHYATTHHWPERWQALRARVATTGMRNALLLAIAPTATIASIAGAYECIEPQVSNLFKRETLSGEFLQVNPYLVADLKRLGLWSAATRQELRDANGSVAGVQGVPAGLRALYRTAWELPQRALIDLAAARTPYLDQAQSLNLFLETPTIGKLSSMYAYAWRQGLKTTYYLRSRPATRIAGAATARATTASVPPQTAPGPVPALAPVADQDAVACSLENPESCEACQ